A segment of the Populus alba chromosome 9, ASM523922v2, whole genome shotgun sequence genome:
CGAGCAGTTGGCCCCCCGTTACTTGTGATTTGCCATGATTGGTTGTCTTCTATGGATAAGTTACCAGACAAGGCAGTATCCTTTGCAATTAAAAGCTTCTTGAAAGATATGAAGGCTTTGTGGGCTCAGCAAGGGGTGGAACAGCTACAGAAGAGGAAAGTTGACAGTCTAGCAAGAGAACTCGACAGAAGAACCACGTCATTCCAGAAGGTAGAGACCAGGTTTCTTGAATCTGAACTAATAGAATATAAACCTGAGCCAGATGCAGAACACCGGCGTGAACACTTGACAGAGAAGAAAGACCAGTTGGACATGTTTAGGAAGAAGCTGGATGTAGAGAAGGAAAAACACCACAACTACGTGAAAGAAACACAAAGGATCACACTGAGCGGGTTTCAGATAGGATTTTCCAGAGTTTTCGAGTCCTTAACTGAGTTCTCCAAGGCTTCTATGAAGATGTACAATGATCTTGCGAATCATAGCGAGAACACTGCAGGTAAAGTGGAGAAGCAATCTTTACTAGAAGGCTCACCTGTCAAAGAAAATGGCAGCGGGTGGACTGAAAAGGCCTGAAATGAGCCTTGATTATCTCCTATTTCATGGATGGTTTGTATATTATACTGTCGAAGCAGCTCGCTGAGACAGTTTAAAGTTCTATTTTACTAGGCATTTGTAGCAAtttatccttgatttttttattgtcaattgGTATGGTATTGCCCACGTTTTTGTAGCAAGACCTGTAAAAATTTTCTACTCTATTGCATCTTTCTTGACATGAGCAAGAAGTGCAGAGAGGGAAAATTCTAAGTGGGAGGTCATTGTAAGTAGTTAAAGTTCGGTGTGGACCAgagaaattttagatttttggtGATAGATTGTTCTCTTGATAGGCTGTTTAACTGTCCGGTTTTTAAGCTTTTAGCCCCGGGGATGATGCACATAAATCAGTCTTGGCAAATGACTGACGCatgaaaaatttttatttaagttattagTAACATCTTGCGACAGGCAACACACCACTGACAGATGCATTATTTcgagcaggaaaaaaaaaggtaaaaaagcCGCCATTTAGCCTTCTTTGGGGACATGAGCATCATTTACACTGCTGATGGCAGCCAAGGGAAGTCTGTTCCAGTGCTTTTCTGTACTCGTTCTGTATTCTTTGCTTTTTGGTTTAGCCATAGGCAACCATGATACTCATCTCTCAATCTTTCGAAGCCAGAGAGAGCCAATTTAGCAATACCCATCTTCTAGGGCCTATCATCTTTCACATTGACCATGAGTGAAGGGTTGATGTCGATTCAGATTCAGATTCAGATTCACTCAAAACTCAGAATGCTGCTGAATATATAATGGATGCACTGAAGGATCCAGCTGCTTTAATATCAGTGCTCTTGTCCAGATGTGGTTAGCCATAGGCAACCGTGATACTCATCTCTCAATCTTTCAAAGCCAAAGAGAGCCAATTTAGCAATACCCATATTCTAGGCTCTACCATCCATCACATTGATCATGAGTGAAGGGTTATTTCCATAGCAGAGTCCAACTTGAGTCCATGGATGATgtgatgttgatgttgatgttgatgttgatgtcgATTCAGATTCACTCAAAACTCAGAATGCTGCTTAATATATAATAGATGCACTGAAAGATCCAGCAGCTTTAAGAGGGCTCGTGTCCAGATGTTGGGAACGTGAGTCCAGCTGAGGCATTCGCTCCAGGAATAAGTGTTCGGACAGGAAACTTCATGGGACCTAGCGCGGTTGCGTATGGGACTGCAGCCAACCGCGTGGTTAGCCGCAGTCCCAAACGATGCGGCGGCGGCTCTTTGCTGAAGCAGGTGGGAGGAAGCATGAGATTTTATCAGATACCCTGGAACTGGAAggatgtataaattataaaccgCAGGGGGCAAGGGCAAActttatgttcttttttggGCTTTAAGGTGCAGTTTTCTTGGACCAACCCTATAACTTGAGATATTTCCTGAAGGGGTGCTGGCCCTGTTGGGATCTAGCACTCAAACCTTTGCTGCAGGTTAAAGatgaaactaaaatgaaaaggattGCAATTGCTACTATCAAATTCTAACTAGAATGAAGATACACCAACTGTCGAGTGAGACCTGGCCCGGGCATCCATTTATAAAGTCAAGAACATCAGTGTGGAATCGCCAGAGACAATGTCAATCCATCAACATCAGGCCAAACATGATTTGTGCTCAAGTTGGATATAGGCAAATCATATTGGACTTCAAGTTTCAGCTTTTCCAGCAAATATTAACAAAGGGCAACAATCCCTCAAGgattgtaattgttaatattaaatagcCGTGTAGATCATTGTAATTGTCAAGCAAATTCCAAGTCAACTGAAGTGTCGCTATATTCTATTTGCTAGTTTTGTACAACAATCAACAAAAAAGCTCGGTATGCTCATGCAATTAAATAATTACAAGTTTTACAAATTGATTGCAATTTCAGTCACCTCTTGACCCTACCTAAGGTACAAGGAGACCAAGAATTGCGAGAAAAGTATGAATTCGCTAACTACAGCTGCTGGGGAGTGTAAGCCAAGAAGTGGGACAACGTCCACATGCAACAAATTCTCAACTGCTGAACCCACCACTGCACCAGCCGCAAGCCCCCCTATGGTTATTACAGTGGCTTTCCCTGCAAAGATGACCAGCAACAGTCTTAGATGCTCTTTTTGCTCCTCTCAGACAGTTGAAATTCTCGTAATGTATAAACAACGTGTGGTCTTTATTTACGACAAGTCATTTGATTCACagaaactcaaaacaaaaaattcaatttctctCGAGACTAGGTTTCCATTCTCACATGGTATGCCCTGGTAACCCATATTGGTAACATCCTATAGAATGTTACACCCGCATTTTTCCAGAGCAACCCCCACCCCCAGAGGCACgccaaaacacacacacacacacacacactttgcTCTCATCTCCAACCATTATTATGAAGTTGCAATGAACAATCAGCATAGTTAACCGATTGGAAGCTTTTCATCATCCACAAAACCAActgtaaaattttattataccCTGAATAAAATGATCCGATTCAAGTAAATAGAACTTTAGGCCAAATTCcttgaaatttgatgaaacataAAAGGAAAGATCCTTACCTAATTTCACATTCTTTTTGGTCATGAAGTATAAGGAAGCACCAAAACTTGTAGCTAATAACAGCCCAGGAACATCAGCCCCAGCATAAGGTGCCACAGAAGGTGTGGAGGTGCCATTAACATAAGTTAAAACCATCAAAGCTCCATATACTCCTGCTTGTAAGCTTAACTCTCCAGTTGATGGCGTTTCCACGGAAACAGGGGTCTTCTTGATTGTTGTCTGCAGCCATTGTGGCATTGATCCCATCCCAGGGCCATTTACAGGTTTAACATCAGCATAACGGATGTTACTACTTGCAACTTTTCCTGCTCGGCGCTGAGTCAAGCTCCGCATAAGCAGCATATCATATGCAGTTTCAACCTAGAAATCACAATTTAACTACATTcatgagaaaatgaaaattatctAAAACACAATGATACAAAATCTTATTCCAGCTCAATAAATGCTTGAGACAGAAAGTAAATGTCATAAATTAGACCATATCTGTGTCAATTTAGTGACCACTACATAGGTACCTGCGTTACGTTGCGAGCTGcacaaaaaagtttttgaactaaaaaaatagttcaCCCGAATTTCATGGCCTAACCTgtaaaaagaattttgaaagaaaaaaaagatcgtgtaccacaacaaaaaaaaatctaagatgacaattttatttttaaaataccgAGATGGCTACATGTTGGATCAATTCGGGTTTCGCGACCTAACCCTTCAAACCCGTGACTTGGATCATGAACtccaacatatttaatttttttttttatagattaactcttatttaattaataatacgtGAGCTGGGTGATGAACTTAACTTGTTTAAATAACATTGTTCTTTTTAAGacaattttttgttcaactaaaagaaaaaaaaaatagaagttcgCAAATCCAAGCACCAACTAAATACCAAGGCGTTTATTTTAAACCATGATAAACCcacaaatatcaaataaaaacaaattacatggCAAAATTCAAAACAGATAAAATGTTAAAaggataaaactagaaaaaaaatcaacaagaaaaattaatacaaatgaacaaaaacaaattaaaaataaaaagctcaaGTGCATAGGTCTGGGCTAGCCCACACACCTGGGcctgttttatattttttttttctttttttgggggtgttttttttaaaaaaaatagcaggcGTTGCCTGCTATAACAGTGAGGTGGCTAGAATATTGACAACAGCCTCCTAAGGGTAAAAAACCCATTTTAACCGatattttcaaccaaaaacaTGTAAGAAACATCACAGGGGCTTCCAAAAACCCACTCTTGGTATTAAATCACCATTTAATCggttaaaacaaaaatcaacccatttcaaaaaaaatcccaaagcCCAATCTGATTTTTTGGGAAAGATAAATGACCAAGAAGACCTAAATGGAACTCAAATGGAACTCATTGACATCAAGATCGATGTGTTTCACCCCCCAAAAGCGTCTGTTTTTAAACTTATTCTCTTCTTCACCGTAATTTGGCCACTCTCCTCTCCCTCTTCTCTCTTAGCTCTAGGAacaaaatgagaagaaaaataagtttttgaccaaaatgtaaaaaaactcataaaagaGGGACTAGAAtcgaaacaaatttttttaaaaaaacttaaagtaTGAAAATTGCAAAAAGAACGCCTCAGCTACagtaacaaaaagagaaaaatcctaaacgttttatttttctttgtaattctaATTCTAATGTAATCATTTCATAACGACACCACAATCTTATAGCACAATGAAGAACTGTAGCAAGACAGGTCAGTGTAAATGCACAAGCATCAATTGAAAAGGGTAGAAAACAGGGAAACTCTCTTAACTAAGCTTCAAGCAGAAGTTCATAAATAACACAAGTGAAATAAACCTTAACCAGTCAAGGATCTTGACATAATCGCTAGAAAATGGCCAAAAAGGCCCCAAAACACCACAACTGAAAATTACATGCCATAAATTCTACCAAGATCATTATCTCAAGAACCTCTCAAAAATAACTAAGCAACAGCAATTAAAAATGAATGCAGGACAGCAACTTGACCGAGATTTGTACACCCCATTTATCATGTACCTCCACTAAACTCACTAATCACTCTATACACTGAACTTAGAGCTATGGTACCTCTCACATTTCCAAGTTCTAACCATACACTGGCTGTGCATCTAAAGGCATTCTGGCTTCCAGTTACTTTTAAaactcaccaaaaaaaaaaatttattgaaattctaATGGGCATGATGATACGAAATCCAATCCATTATAACTTATAAGCTAAATTTAACACCAGCGCAATAATTAATCCAGCTCTGGCACCAAACCCAGAAACAAATTTTCAACCTTTATAAGCTAAACCTCACATTTCACAAAAACCCATCATTAATAACCACCCAAAACACAATAAATACacttcaaaacaaaaccaattaataaaattaaaatctttaaccaaacacttctTTCTACACGAAATTCGAAAATTCACAGTTAGCTAAAAAGAcacaaattttattgaaaaagaaaaggaaagatagAATAACCCAGTGTGAGTGAGGACATGTTTATCACCTGTGCAATAGCTTCCTGGTCATCTTTACAGGTagcaacaattaattttttggcGCGAAGTATTTCATCGAACGACGCGCCGTCTGGGACACCGAGAAGCTTGAGTGCGCTCTCCACTGACATTTCAAATGGCGCCGAAGAATCATCGGCTCTTGAGCCTGCTCTCACTAAATTACGCCTGGGTTGCACAATTACTCCCCTCCAAAAATACGGATCCTTTTttaatgatgattttatttgatttaagttTGAGGGATTGTGAACCGGTGGTCGTGAGAAAGGTGAACCGGATGGGGATAGACGGTTGGACCGGACCGAGAGAGTTGCAGCCATTTGTTCTTTTTGTGGACAAAATGGAAGGCTGGTTTGGTTGCTTTCTGTgtttaaagagagagaagagaagaagagtgAGGAAGCAAGAAACTGTTAATGATTGACAGAATTTTCGCAAGACTACAAATTAGTCCTCCAAATATCTAATTGATTTCGATTGGGTCTCTAAATCTTAAGAGTACAATCGCAACTATTCTAAGcatttctctaaaaataaagCACAACTATCAAATGTTACTTAGAGTTTGtttggatataatttttaaattataaattttgatttgattcaaaattcaaaaattatttttcataaataactcattaaaaaataagttgaaataattataaattaaaaatatatttggtaaaaaataactctatatatatatatatttgctagtgaaaaaaaaatattgaaaaaaatatattttataaatgaattttgCTAGTTTTAGAGTaaattgatcaattttgaaCATTGAAAATTACATAGAAACTATATGTAAAAATGGGGGACGGATTTGTATTTTTCCCGTGATTGGATTTCTTTGGGAGTTTTGTGAGCGTTTATCTTTGCCTCGCAGAGACCATTTGATGGTttgattattgataaaaaaaaaaaaaaaaaaaaaaagaaaaagaaaagtaatgaGGGTCACTGAAGAAAGATATTTTGCCAGAGAGAGAATGGCTAATGCTTTGTATTCTTCTTTGACATTACTTGTTGGAGAACTGAAGCCTCAAGTTAGCCTCTTTTGTTCTTACATGTCCCTGTTGAGACTGtaagaaggataaaaaagagaggataaaaTCATTAGTTTTGCTTCAGTGTCAAGTCAAAAAAAGATGCTGGGACCAAAGCAGATGAATGGTGACTGGATTGAATAGTATCAAAGTTTTCACGAGTTTATAGAAGGCAAAACTCCATGCCAAAGACTCCTGCAAATTCCTCACCAGCCTTCTGAAGCCGAGatcatttcatcaataa
Coding sequences within it:
- the LOC118058847 gene encoding protein CHAPERONE-LIKE PROTEIN OF POR1, chloroplastic; this translates as MAATLSVRSNRLSPSGSPFSRPPVHNPSNLNQIKSSLKKDPYFWRGVIVQPRRNLVRAGSRADDSSAPFEMSVESALKLLGVPDGASFDEILRAKKLIVATCKDDQEAIAQVETAYDMLLMRSLTQRRAGKVASSNIRYADVKPVNGPGMGSMPQWLQTTIKKTPVSVETPSTGELSLQAGVYGALMVLTYVNGTSTPSVAPYAGADVPGLLLATSFGASLYFMTKKNVKLGKATVITIGGLAAGAVVGSAVENLLHVDVVPLLGLHSPAAVVSEFILFSQFLVSLYLR